The nucleotide window CCCAGAGGAAATAAGTgcaagcagagctgggaagagcCACAGGTGAGTTCCTGGTCTCTCAAActcagccagagcagagccacagTATCCTGCTGTGAAGCTGAGTGTTTAAACCCATCCATCTCCTTACAGTGAAACCAAAGGCAGGGTTTCACTGGGGAAACCTGGgcagctgtcactgctgctggcacagaggcTTGGGGCAGCAAAAGCCGGTGTCAGCAGGATCCAGCCCCGCAGGGAGGGAGCACACAGCCCTGACTGGGCTTTTGCAGAGCCTGGAACCGCCCGCACGGCTCCACCGCTGCCCTGGTGGCAATTCTGCCGGCTCACGGTCCTCGGCAGGGAAATCTCTCTGAATGCGGCTTTTAAAGCCTCGCCCAGCGGGGCTGGGCGGAACCAGCGTGCCCTGCCCAGGAAAGGGTTCTGTGTATTCTGAACAATTCGTGCATATGAGAAACAGACGCATGAAATACGTTATATTAGAAATACTCCTCTAAGTTCTCTTAAGCACTCAAGCCGGGGACGGGAAGGTCTCTTCACGGTATTTCCAAAccgcagctggcagcagggagaaaaggagTTAAATTTGCAAACGAATAAACGTGGCTCACAAGGAGATGGGTGCTTCTCCAAGGTGACCGGAGGAACACCCAGGTGATGAATGCTCGATAAATATCTCAGCTTGAGATAGCCAGAGCCATCAGGAATGCGCCTCCCAATGCCAAATCCCAGTAAGTCCTGACCGGTATACATCGCTTCCCGGCAAAGAAACGACATGAATATGTGAACTGTTGCAAAGGAGAAAAACCCTGTCTCAGGCAGAACAGACGGCGGAAGAGCCGCTGGGCCGAACCGTCGGGGTGAACATTGCAGACCCTGCGCTGCCCACGCTTCGGCACCGACCTTTGATTGTGGTTATCTCCGACCGAGTCTGGGTCGcgaaataaaaatctatttttattaattattacaTTCGGCTTGATCATTTTTACCTCTAACAGAAGGGACCACAAGGGGCAGCTCCCTCTCCCAGGGGAGCTTTGCACCATGCAGCTTGGTTGGAGTCCACGGCCACTTCAGTTAGCACGAAAATGAGCGCAAGAAATCCAGAGCGTGAGCGCTGGGCACACTGCAACCGGGGCGACCCGAGGGAGCGCCCCGAGCACCTCAGAGCCTGGGGAAATCCATCAACTCTCTCACGAAAGCGTTCTCCTGCCCTTGTTTTGGCTGTTCAGGTGAAGGGGTTTTTCTGAGTCCGGTCCCTGACGCATTAACCCTCCCCGCCCTGTGGGCTTTATTCCTTAAACACTTATTTTTGCAGCGTTCTTTGCTTCTTCTGCCATCGTGTGGCCAGTTGGAGGATAAAGAGCAGTCCGTAAAACAAGCAATCGGCTTTCCGTGTCTTCCAAATACCGTACGGATTTTTATGAGATCCGGTGTCCCATGAAGTCCATGGGGACACATTACTTCTCACCCAGGTCCTTCCCACCGGACGGGTACTACAGGTTCGCCTTTAGAATCGCTGCAGCTTGAAGTAGGTCTCGTTAATCCAATGTAGGGTGGGAGCTGATTTATTGCTGGGGCATGACCTGCCTGCCCGTTgatgctgctcctcacagcGGGCCAGGGCATCCGGGACACGGCGCTGCTGCTGAGTGCCACCCACCTCTGAGGCCACCCTGTCCCCTGGCAGCCATTCCAGGGCCATCTCCTGCAACCCTGCAAACCTGCAAACCtgcctcccctgcagcccatcccACTCCCCCGGGCATCACGGCTGGGCACATCACTCAGcaccagctcccccagccctgcctcaccCCTGTGCCCAAACATCGCTTCAGGTTTGGGATTCTCACTGTGACAGCCTCACCTGCAGCTGGGACTTCTCCTGGGCTTCAGCTTTGGGATTCCCTCTGTGACAGCCTCACCTGCAGCAGGTGTTCTGCACAAAGCAGCTCTTCGTTTCAAGTGCCCATCACACGGGGCCCTGCACACGCTTTCCTCCACCCCCAAGTGCATTTGCAGTTCATCACTCCACCTGCAGCTGCCCTTGCTGGAGCAGGCACAGAGCTCCGATACTCATTCCTGCAGGCCTCTGCAATCCATGAACACAAGCCTagccaaacaaaaccccaaaacatagAAAAACCTTAcaaaatcacccccaaaccTCTCCCACAGCTGCACTGTGCATGCAAGGTCAGGGGTAAGGTCTATGAGAGCCCAGCAGGTCAGGTATTTGGGCTACAGTCTTGCTAAACTCAGCTGCACTGAAATATAAGTGCAGTTTAAGGAGGTGAAGGATCTCTCACAGACAAGGCCTGAGCTCTGATTGCTGCAGCtgacttttaaatgaaaaatttttgTTAATAAATTGGCTCTTGATCCGATATCCAGAGATATTCTGTAGCAAAAGCCCTTCTAATTAATATACTGATAGCCTTTCTCTAGAGGCACTTTGTCCTTATAGTGTGAAACAACTTATTCAAATATGCAGCAACTTACAGAGTGATAATTTATGAAAGAGAATACCGATATTAGTTaacaaaatttccttttctgaaaagaatgctttttctttttcaaagggGGAAAACCCAGCAAATATATTTGGTACATGACAAATTTATATACCTCAGATGCCAGCATATTTCCTGGCGCCCCAAGACACTGAATAAATTTGATTATatcctttttccttctgccaGCAACAACGCCTCCAACAGGGTTCATTTAGCCTAGAAGGGAAAGTTTTCGTAGTCTCTCATTTTGCAATCCTTTGTCCTCTCCATTCTTACGAAGTCTTAACAGCCTCTTTCATGACCATCAAAAGAAGTTTAGGGAGATACTGTCAATAATTCCAGCCTTGTTTTTTCAGCACACATGACAGCAAACACTCCAGGTCTCATTTTTAGCATAACACAACAGAGGGTCTACAACAAAACACCCCGGAGAAACTCTGTGCATGGCTGCTCATTAGTGAACATATTGAGAGCTGCCTGTCATCACATATATTGCAATATCTCAATGATCTCTGGAAAAATCACCTGGACCCTGGTGTGCTCAGCTAAAATAAAGCTGAGCCATTTCCAACATTCACTTTTGCAGCTGGGAACTCCCACAAGATCATGCTGGCACCCAGCCCACCCAAGTTAGTCAGAGGGTAGAACCTGCAAGGAGGAGAAAGTGTACATAGCAACCAGCTTCTCAAGTACAAAAAACCACCCACCCAAGGCTTTTATCAACCCTAACACCCATTCCAAGGTTTAAAATCCACTTACCTGCTTTGTACATGTTTGTTTAAGCCTGTACATACTCAAAGCAGCTttcagacagcagtgtgacatGGGCAGAGCCCTCAGCTCTGCAGGCCaaggagcaggggctgctcacCTTTCCCCACAGCCACTGCTCTGTGGGAGATTTATTTTAGTTAAATTTGTACCTTTTTCACGGAGCAGAGAGGGGAGAGCTCCATGTgaaagcccctcaccagccccGTACCCCAGGAACCCCCTCCCCTTTCTCTGGCTGTTATGAGCCCAAGGCAGGTGATGGCATTTACAGATAGCTTGGGGGGAATGAGAGTCTCCTGCAGGCACCCCACAGGTGTGACCCATTCCTTTTGCCTTTCCAAACACCCATTAACCCAGATCGTTTGCAATTAATCCTCTTTACTGCCCTAAATCAGTGTTCAAATTCCAACAGCTGAGATGCTCTCAAAAACCACTTGCTGGCTCCTTCCTCTATAAATTTGGGTTAGTGAAGAAGGAAGAACTGCCATGCTTTTCACACATCACAAATCTCTGTCTCTCATTGAAGTTGCTTTCCTTTGCCAGGCCTGGTTGCTGAGGGTTTGccaccccacagctccctgaTGCTTGGAGCAGGCTCAGCTTCCCTGTCCTGCCCCTCGGAGCatccccctgcagctgctgggaaagcTGGTTCCCAAGGGAGCCTCCATCAGAATCCTGGGAATGATCCTGAAATCCACAATGGTTCCCACTCCTCTGGAAGCACTGATGTGTGTGGGAAGAGCCACagagttttgtttttattgagaAAATACAGCAGTGGATGTAGAGCAGTAGAGGTGTCTGTACTCTCCACAAGAGCTTCCCATGGGgagcctcctgccctgcccatgTGTGTGGGGCAAATCAAGGGCTCCCAGAGGAGATTTTGGAATCAACATCACCCCCACATCACCTCCACATTCTCTCCCGGAGCCAGGAGGGTCTGTAACATAAAGTGTAGCTGCTGCCTAAGCGCAGCCAGTGTGCAGAAAGTGGAATGAAATGACTTTGGAgaaagcacagcagggccatggGTGGAACTAGAGGGGGTGACAGCCTCAGCACACGGACCCATCTTCCAGGCTCTCCTCCTTCAGGCCTTGTGCTGCCTGGAATTTTGGTGGTGTCCTGTACACGGGAGGACTTGGCAGTGTTTTGAGCATGACCAAGCAGTGCTCTTCAAAAGAGAGCAGTAGTCTCACTACTCACTTCCAGTCCACTCATTTAAATCCTGGTAGTGATAGCAAGCATCAGAAAACAATCCAACTGTGCAAAGCAACCTTGGTGTGAGGAGGTGGGAGGTGTATTCCCACGGGCACTTGCTGAAACATCTCTTCATCTTCTCCTGGCAGTGCACAAAGGGGCAGCAGCtttggcagagctcagccaagtGCAGACTCCTCTCTCCACCCTTCAGGCTCAGAGGGAGCCAGGCTGTGGAgagagctgctggtgcctcGCTGGGTCTCTGAGCGAGCAACATCAAGAGCTGCAGAAACACACAACTCACATGCCATCTACAGCAGCGCAGCCACAGCCCAGGCTGAGGCACCACAACGCTGCTGGTGGGACCAGGCACAAAATTCTGCCTACCCTGACGCTCCTGAGCCAGCTTCTCTGGAAACGGGAGCAGAAGGATATGCTAGAAAATATCCAAATGCTGCCATGCAAAGCAGGACTGTGCCACCCAGCTGGCTccctgcaggagatgctgctgaTGCTCTGCACAAGAGATGGAAAATGTGTCTGTCcggagcagctgctgaggcactgCTGCCTGCTTCCAGCACctttggagctgcagcattttcCAACAAACCTGAAATTCATGGCAGGGTACCACTTGCCACCGTCTTGTTTTTGGTCCCCACTTtaccccacagcacccccacCCCAGGGAGCTCCACCAGACTGAGACAAGGGAATGCTGCAAGTGCTGTATTTACAGGGCAGTATTAACTTCTGCTGCTGCTATTTACAGATTATTTACAAACAATCCCTGCAGTTGCCAACAGCTGAATACAGCAGGGGTAGACAGAACGTTATGGCAGGCTGGCAAGGCAGAGCAGCCAGTTTCTGCCCTTTTCCCCTTCAGCCCTGCCGAGGAAGGGCTGCCGTGGTTTGCCTTCCCCTGGAGCACAGAGGCAGTGCCAGTTCCTCAGTGCCAGGGGAACACGGAGagcctccagcacagctgctgcaggggcagggaaaaccgcccggccctgggctcggggGAGTGtttgcagggctgagggagctctgccagtgtgcagAGCCCGCTGGCACGGCCCGGTGCCAGGCTGGCACGGCTCGGTGCCAGGCTGGCATGGCCCGGTGCCAGGCTGGCATGGCTCGGTGCCAGGCTGGCATGGCTCGGTGTGGGAATCATGGCTCTGGCACATGCTGTGCCACAGGAGGCCCGGCTGGCACGGCTctggctggcacagctctggcacacGCACTGGCCCtctcagggcagagctgagcgCACCCCAGGGACCACCTGGGCCAGCAGAGTGCCAGGCTGGAGCGCCAGGGACCCTCCTGGAAGGATGGCACGGTCAGGATGAAcgctcctggggctggagccTCCGCCACCAGCTGCTTTGAGCTTAGATTTTCTCTGACGGGCTGCAGGATGCACAAACCGGGCGTCACCTTCCTCCAGCATGTGAGGCGGGTCCTGGCAGCCCTGCCAGATGTGGCTGAGGGTCCGGCAGAGCTCCTCTCCTCCCCGGGGCCCACCTGGGGCTGAGCTCCCTCCACGACACCGATCCAGGCAGCAGGAGTGCAGCCCTGGCCTGAGGAAACAGCTCTCCCGGGGCACAGGCCCATTCAGGGACAAGCTGTCCTTCGGGATGTTTGCTCAGATCTTCCTCTCCTGCACAGACTGGTCTGGCTTTAGGCAGAGTCTCCCACGAACACTGACAGGGGCAGCCAGGGCCGGCTGCTCCCTTTTCCCATGGATTTACAGCCCGGCATCTCACAAAGGGACCTTTGGCTCGCCCCCGTGGATCCCTGGTTCTCAAGCCACGCAGGGGACAAGGATGCTGTTTGTGGCCCAGGACccatttcccagctctgccagccgtGCAGGGGCGCGGGTGGCAGTGCCACTGCAGggatgcagccccagctctgtgccTCCCTGCTCAGGGGGCGACGGCCGATGGctgcttcctctgctcctgcctcatCTTCAGAGCCAGCATGGCGCGGCGGTACAGATCTGGAACACGGGAGCAGTCGGGCCCCGAGCTGGGACAGCTCCGGCCCCGCTGGCAGCCGTGCGGAGCGAGGGCTGCCCGGACAGCCAGGCTCAGTGCAGCACTCGTGGgcccctctgcagcccccaCAGAGCCTCTGCCTGCAGAGCACCCACCCAGCCCCGCAGCAGCACTTGCCTGTGCCCGGGTCCCCACGCCAAGCACCAagtgtccctgcacagctcccagcccgCTGCCAGCGGGCCAGACCCATGACGCTTTCAGCAAAATCTGTCCTGAGAAATACCAACCAAAGGTGCTTGAGATCTCCTCAcgctgctgctccagagaaggTTCCCGTGACTTGATTTTAttcttgattttcttcttttttttctttttcataccCTGTGCTGAAtggagaaatacaaaatttcaggcACCACAGACCTGAGCAAGGGTGCCTTTGTCACCAAACCAGCTGAGAGGACTGCTGGGGGCAGGTTTGCAGTCCTCCATGGCTTCCGTGCATCCTCCCCCGTGGAGATGCTCAGATgtctctcctcttcccctctgCGTTCTTGTGACTGGCTCTGCACTCAGCTGATCTGCAAGCAAAGCTGATGGAGGTGGCGGGCACCTGTGCTCCAATATTTTGTCACGTTGCCAGGCCCAGCCACCTCCCTGTAGGGTGGCTCTGGGGCCCTGCAGAGTTGGAGCCACCCACAGTCCCCTctcacctgggcaggggccGGGTATGGGCTCCTCCTGCCCGACCCTgttggggagcagcagccccccAGCGGCCCCTGCTCCCGGTGCCTCCAACTCTGCAGCTGGGCTTGGCTGCCCCGAgcccttcttcttcaccttcaccttcctcttcctcctcctggggCCCTTCATGCTCTCCTcctgggcagggaaagggggatgaGCAGAGGGTGGCAGAGCGCTCTTAGGCCCCGTCCCATCCCGGGgtctcactcactcactccTCACTCAGTCACTCATTCACTCACTCCTCCCTCCTCACTCCTTGCTCCCTCACtcctcactcactcactcactcactcactcactcactcactcactcactcactcactcctctctcactcactcactcctcactcctccctcctccctcctcacTCACCGGGGGCAGGAGGCGGCAGACCGGGCGCTCCGGCCGGGGCTCCCCGCTCTTCCCCGCGCCCTCCCGAGCATCCTCCCCGGGGGGCGGCCGGTGCCTGCGGGAGGGAGCGCAGCGCTGTGGGGGCGATCGCTGCGGGCGGAGCGAGGGGACGGAGCGAGGAGCCGGACCCACCTGCGGGCGGCCCCGGTGTCCGGCGGGCCCGGGCCGGTgtccggcggggcggcggcggcgcggagcAGCCAGCGCAGCCCCTGCAGGGtggcgcgggccgggcggccGGGGGGGACCCGCCCGGCGACACAGGGCTCCTGCGGGAGGGCGGCGGGGatcagcggcggcggcggccgcgggggggagcggggccggccccgcaCTCACGATGCGGCAGGGCGAGCGCTTCTCGTTGACCAGGCGCTCCAGGCACAGCCGCTCGATCAGCTCGCAGGGCAGCAGCGCGCCCGCCGCGTCCTGCTTGTTGGCCAGCCTggggcacggcaggagcagaAAGGTGAAGCAtcgccccagccctgccctggcaccggagcccctcctcagctcctCCCCGCGGATGCTCCGATCTCCCCAGCGCTGCTGGGGTCCCCACGTCCCCGCGCTCCCCGACAGCTCCCGGGCACCGAATCCCCGCAGCAGCGCACAGccccctcacccccagcctcacgGCTTGCATCCCGGTCTTACAGCAAGAGCGGCTTCCCGGACACCTCGGGGTGGCTCAGGACGCGGCTCAGGACCTTGCGGGC belongs to Lonchura striata isolate bLonStr1 chromosome 14, bLonStr1.mat, whole genome shotgun sequence and includes:
- the ARL13A gene encoding ADP-ribosylation factor-like protein 13A, which translates into the protein MFHLFSHCWSWLQAIQEPVRKVTLLVMGLDNAGKTSVIADMGAALAGEALPGAQPGRSRLRLDRFEVTLLELPGAQRSRSAWRSHYSEAQGLLFVLDSGDPARMEEARKVLSRVLSHPEVSGKPLLLLANKQDAAGALLPCELIERLCLERLVNEKRSPCRIRSPPQRCAPSRRHRPPPGEDAREGAGKSGEPRPERPVCRLLPPEESMKGPRRRKRKVKVKKKGSGQPSPAAELEAPGAGAAGGLLLPNRVGQEEPIPGPCPDQLSAEPVTRTQRGRGETSEHLHGGGCTEAMEDCKPAPSSPLSWFGDKGTLAQVCGA